The region CCCTGCCAGTCACCGATATTGAACGGCGCGATCAAATGCGGATCGGTCGAGGCTTCCCAGCTGTCATCGATGCCGTTGGGAATACCGCTGAGCAGACCTTGCTGGGTTTTACAGGCCAGAAAGCCGTCCAGCCCGCAACCAAACGTTGGCGTGGTGATCTCGGCGGCATAGGTCGCGCTGACCGTGGTGATATGGCTGGCGTAAGCCATCCCGGCCTTGAGGAACGACAGTTTGCCGTAGAACTCCATGCCTTCCTGTTGCAGTGCATGGGGCGGAATGCCCAGCTCCGGGCAGCAGGCCAGACTCACTACGCCCTGGTAGGCCAGGTTATGGATGGTGAACAGTGTCGGCGTGCGTTGACCGCGCCAATGCATGTACGCCGGAGCCAGTCCGGCCGGCCAGTCATGGGCATGTACCAGATCGGGTTGCCAGTGAATCTGTGCCAGGTTGGCTGCGATATCTGCGGCGGCCAGCCCAAGGCGGGCGAAGCGGATGTGATTGTCCGGCCAGTCGCGGCCATTATTCGCGCCGTAAGGTGTGCCTTCCCGTTCATACAGTTCGGGGCAGATCAGTACATAGACCACCAGCCCGTCCGGCAAGTCCATGCGCCCAATCTTGCAGGCTGGCAGGGCCGCATGGCCACCCAGCTCGCCGATGACATGAATTGGGTTATCGCTGTTCATCACTTGCGTATAGCCGGGAATCAACACCCGGACATCATGCAGGTGGCGCATGGCACGCGGCAGGGCCGCTGAAACATCTCCCAAACCGCCGGTCTTGATCAGGTCGGCCAGCTCGGACGTGACGAACAGCACCTTCTTTTTATGCGGGCTGGCACTGCGGCCCGGGAGCGCTGCTTTGTTCGAGGGGGCCATACCCGAGACAGTAATTGCGTCATTGACCAACGAGTCAAGACTTTCAGGGGGAGTAGGCGCAGCAGCACTGATCATGGTTCTCTCCATTGTATTTATTGATCTGCCCCAGGCACGAAGCCGGGTGTGTACTCACTTCCTGTGGGTTAATGCACAACACTGCCTGTTTCGGTAAAGCGACCAATGGCCATACGACCCCAAAGGCAAAAAAAGCTGTGCAAGGACTGCACCAAAAAGCCTGGTCCTATTCTTTAACCGACAAATCGCAGTTGTTGAAGGTTCCAATTTTAATGGCTGAAATACATGCCGGAATCAGTGTAGGAGAGATGGCAAGGCAGGCGAGGGCTCAAACACGGCCTTCTGCCCAACGGTGACGGGCCTGCGTCAGAATTGATGTACCGAGTCGTCAGATGAACTGCAGCATTTACCGGTTGCGTGCCCCATGAGCAGGCACAGGCGCATTGCGCGCCTGTGTTCATCGGGTATGTAGTGTGATTGCACCAATAGGGTGCATGGCCTTAGTTGCCAGGGTATTCGGCAAGCACCTCGTCCCGTCCGTCGTTGCGCAAACCGATGACCTGGAACGCGTCTTTGCGATCACCCATCTCCATGCCCGGGGAACCTGTTGGCATGCCCGGTACGGCAATGCCCTTGAGGTCATCACGGCGGGTGAGGGCAACGACCTGATCGGCGGGCACGTGGCCTTCAACGAATTTGCCATTGATCACACCGGTGTGGCACGACGCCAGGCGCGGGGCGACACCGAGGCGCTGTTT is a window of Pseudomonas taetrolens DNA encoding:
- the glgA gene encoding glycogen synthase GlgA — translated: MISAAAPTPPESLDSLVNDAITVSGMAPSNKAALPGRSASPHKKKVLFVTSELADLIKTGGLGDVSAALPRAMRHLHDVRVLIPGYTQVMNSDNPIHVIGELGGHAALPACKIGRMDLPDGLVVYVLICPELYEREGTPYGANNGRDWPDNHIRFARLGLAAADIAANLAQIHWQPDLVHAHDWPAGLAPAYMHWRGQRTPTLFTIHNLAYQGVVSLACCPELGIPPHALQQEGMEFYGKLSFLKAGMAYASHITTVSATYAAEITTPTFGCGLDGFLACKTQQGLLSGIPNGIDDSWEASTDPHLIAPFNIGDWQGKALNADYVRTLFELKPCTGPLFAVVSRLVYQKGLDLTEAVADYIVASGGQIVIIGRGEPEEEQAMRELALRFPGQISVRIGFNETDARRIFAGSDFLLMPSRYEPCGLSQMYAQRFGSLPVARNTGGLADTIENGVTGFLFDESTVESYKEALCRAFKVYAFPGLFNAMRCRAMSAPFHWCKAVKPYAELYEQLVVNSRSRAVNP
- a CDS encoding DUF411 domain-containing protein, translated to MKTPLRLVALSALLLTSMAQAAEQLTIDVHRDANCGCCKSWISHLQANGFKVNDHVEADMSSVKQRLGVAPRLASCHTGVINGKFVEGHVPADQVVALTRRDDLKGIAVPGMPTGSPGMEMGDRKDAFQVIGLRNDGRDEVLAEYPGN